In Anas acuta chromosome 21, bAnaAcu1.1, whole genome shotgun sequence, one genomic interval encodes:
- the DLGAP3 gene encoding disks large-associated protein 3 isoform X2 — MKGYHGERSQAQHSTGHRCRCIPEDCEHPADYVAHGPEGRQPYLLSPSEPCSLEHPFCPARSPGATGECPGGALSEPPSGSASSTFPRMHHAQQQPYDSCDECMATAHPAGKINRLPPTLLDQFEKQLPLHHDGFHTLQYPRAGGAEPRSESPSRIRHLVHSVQKLFAKSHSLEAPAKRDYNGTKMDGRGDGYHHHHHHHHHHHHQSRHGKRSKSKDRKVDSRHRSKMMGWWSSDDNLDSDSSYMVSGRHAVDQGTQYCVDAPESAFRDLTLKSLKSGGEGKCLACAGMSMSLDGQTLKRSAWHTMTVSQAREAYPSAGGTEKTLMLQEAKAKDRAYQYLQVPQDEWSGYPAVGKDGEIPCRRMRSGSYIKAMGDEDSADSDASAKIPPRAATRRDSYRRSSSADQARSNCGTPPRMLPRGQGYGRSFTTGQINDELNHQFEAVCESVFGEVESQAVEALDLPGCFRMRSHSYLRAIQAGCSQDDDCLSLFSMSAPPGPPITSSILKPSTSFSYRKAPPPIPPGTKAKPLISVTAQSSTESAHESYLPGEVARSPAWSKDAAARCNSAESLESSKVTAVSLDLPPVQPRAAPKPSTLIIKAIPGREELRSLARQRKWRPSIGVQVEAISDSDTESRSQREFHSIGVQVEEDKRRARFKRSNSVTAGVQADLELEGFAGLAVATEDKALQFGRPFQRHSSEPESGRQYAVYKTVHTQGQWAYREDYQMQYDAVEVPRRDAWVERGSRSLPDSGRASPCHRDGEWFIKLLQAEVEKMEGWCQQMEREAEDYDLPEEILEKIRSAVGSAQLLMSQKVQQFYRLCQQNMDPNAFPVPTFQDLAGFWDLLQLSIEDVSMKFAELQQLKANGWKIIEPKEEKKVPPPIPKKPPRSKVHPVKERSLDSVDRQRQEARKRLLAAKRAASFRQNSATESADSIEIYIPEAQTRL; from the exons ATGAAGGGCTACCATGGGGAGCGTAGCCAGGCACAGCACTCCACCGGCCACCGCTGCCGCTGCATCCCAGAGGACTGCGAGCATCCCGCGGACTACGTCGCGCACGGCCCCGAGGGTCGGCAGCCGTACCTCCTCAGCCCCAGCGAGCCCTGTTCCCTGGAGCATCCCTTCTGCCCGGCGCGGAGCCCCGGAGCGACCGGCGAGTGCCCGGGCGGTGCCTTGAGCGAGCCGCCCTCCGGCAGCGCCAGCAGCACCTTCCCGAGGATGCACCACGCGCAGCAGCAGCCCTACGACTCCTGCGACGAATGCATGGCGACCGCCCACCCCGCCGGCAAAATCAACCGCCTGCCGCCCACGCTGCTGGACCAGTTCGAGAAGCAGCTGCCGCTGCACCACGACGGCTTCCACACCCTGCAGTACCCGCGGGCCGGCGGCGCCGAGCCGCGCAGTGAGAGCCCCAGCCGCATCCGTCACCTCGTCCACTCCGTCCAGAAGCTCTTCGCCAAGTCGCACTCCCTGGAGGCGCCGGCCAAGCGGGATTACAACGGCACCAAGATGGACGGCCGCGGGGACggctaccaccaccaccaccaccaccaccaccaccaccaccaccagtcCCGCCACGGTAAGCGCAGCAAGAGCAAGGACCGCAAGGTGGACTCCCGGCACCGGTCCAAGATGATGGGCTGGTGGAGCTCCGATGACAATTTGGACAGCGACAGCAGCTACATGGTGTCCGGCCGGCACGCCGTGGACCAGGGCACCCAGTACTGCGTGGACGCTCCCGAAAGTGCCTTCAGAGACTTGACCTTGAAGAGTCTAAAGAGCGGTGGGGAAGGAAAATGCCTGGCCTGCGCCGGCATGTCCATGTCTCTGGACGGCCAGACGCTCAAGAGGAGTGCCTGGCACACCATGACTGTCAGCCAAGCCCGCGAAGCCTACCCCAGCGCCGGCGGCACGGAGAAAACCTTGATGCTTCAGGAGGCAAAGGCCAAAGACAGAGCCTACCAGTACCTGCAG GTGCCGCAGGATGAGTGGAGCGGGTACCCGGCGGTGGGCAAGGACGGGGAGATCCCCTGCCGGAGGATGCGCAGCGGCAGCTACATCAAGGCCATGGGCGACGAGGACAGCGCCGACTCGGATGCCAGCGCCAAAATACCGCCCCGGGCGGCCACGCGGCGGGACAGCTACCGCCGCTCCTCCAGCGCCGACCAGGCCAGGAGCAA ctgcgGCACGCCACCTCGAATGCTCCCTCGGGGACAGGGCTACGGGCGCTCCTTCACCACCGGCCAG ATCAACGACGAGCTCAACCACCAGTTCGAGGCCGTGTGCGAGTCCGTTTTCGGCGAGGTGGAGTCGCAGGCGGTGGAGGCGCTGGATCTGCCCGGCTGCTTCCGCATGCGGAGCCACAGCTACCTGCGGGCCATCCAGGCGGGCTGCTCCCAGGACGACGACTGCCTCTCGCTCTTCTCCATGtcggcccccccggggccgcccaTCACCAGCAGCATCCTGAAGCCCAGCACCT CTTTCAGTTACAGAAAAGCTCCACCTCCCATCCCTCCAGGAACCAAAGCCAAGCCCCTCATCTCCGTCACGGCGCAGAGCAGCACCGAATCTGCCCACGAGAGCTACCTGCCCGGCGAGGTCGCCCGCAGCCCCGCCTGGTCCAAAGACGCCGCGGCTCGCTGCAACTCGGCCGAGAGCCTGGAGAGCTCCAAGGTGACGGCCGTGTCCCTCGACCTGCCGCCCGTccagccccgcgccgcccccaAGCCCTCCACGCTCATCATCAAGGCCATCCCCGGCCGGGAGGAGCTGCGGAGCTTGGCTCGGCAGAGGAAGTGGCGTCCCTCCATCGGCGTCCAG GTTGAGGCCATCTCTGACTCGGACACGGAGAGCCGGAGCCAGAGGGAGTTCCACTCCATCGGGGTGCAGGTGGAGGAAGACAAAAG GCGAGCCCGTTTCAAGCGCTCCAACAGCGTGACGGCGGGCGTGCAGGCGGACCTGGAGCTGGAGGGTTTCGCCGGCCTGGCTGTGGCCACCGAGGACAAAGCCCTGCAGTTCGGGCGCCCCTTCCAGCGGCACTCCTCGGAGCCCGAATCCGGCCGGCAGTATGCGGTGTACAAGACGGTGCACACGCAGGGCCAGTGGGCGTACCGGGAGGACTACCAGATGCAGTACGACGCGGTGGAGGTGCCCCGCCGCGACGCCTGGGTGGAGCGGGGCTCCCGCAGCCTCCCCGACTCCGGCCGTGCCTCCCCGTGCCACCGCGACGGTGAGTGGTTCATCAaactgctgcaggcagaggtggAGAAGATGgagggctggtgccagcagatGGAGCGGGAGGCTGAGGACTACGACCTGCCGGAGGAGA TCCTGGAGAAGATCCGGAGCGCCGTGGGCAGCGCCCAGCTCCTCATGTCCCAGAAGGTGCAGCAGTTTTACCGACTCTGCCAGCAGAACATG GATCCCAATGCCTTCCCAGTGCCCACCTTCCAAGACCTGGCTGGCTTCTgggacctgctgcagctctccatcGAGGACGTCAGCATGAAGTTCGCGGAGCTCCAGCAGCTCAAGGCCAACGGGTGGAAGATCATCGAGCCCAAG gaggagaagaaggtgcCTCCCCCGATACCAAAGA
- the DLGAP3 gene encoding disks large-associated protein 3 isoform X1, with translation MKGYHGERSQAQHSTGHRCRCIPEDCEHPADYVAHGPEGRQPYLLSPSEPCSLEHPFCPARSPGATGECPGGALSEPPSGSASSTFPRMHHAQQQPYDSCDECMATAHPAGKINRLPPTLLDQFEKQLPLHHDGFHTLQYPRAGGAEPRSESPSRIRHLVHSVQKLFAKSHSLEAPAKRDYNGTKMDGRGDGYHHHHHHHHHHHHQSRHGKRSKSKDRKVDSRHRSKMMGWWSSDDNLDSDSSYMVSGRHAVDQGTQYCVDAPESAFRDLTLKSLKSGGEGKCLACAGMSMSLDGQTLKRSAWHTMTVSQAREAYPSAGGTEKTLMLQEAKAKDRAYQYLQVPQDEWSGYPAVGKDGEIPCRRMRSGSYIKAMGDEDSADSDASAKIPPRAATRRDSYRRSSSADQARSKFASRHYSDSYICNCPSCGTPPRMLPRGQGYGRSFTTGQINDELNHQFEAVCESVFGEVESQAVEALDLPGCFRMRSHSYLRAIQAGCSQDDDCLSLFSMSAPPGPPITSSILKPSTSFSYRKAPPPIPPGTKAKPLISVTAQSSTESAHESYLPGEVARSPAWSKDAAARCNSAESLESSKVTAVSLDLPPVQPRAAPKPSTLIIKAIPGREELRSLARQRKWRPSIGVQVEAISDSDTESRSQREFHSIGVQVEEDKRRARFKRSNSVTAGVQADLELEGFAGLAVATEDKALQFGRPFQRHSSEPESGRQYAVYKTVHTQGQWAYREDYQMQYDAVEVPRRDAWVERGSRSLPDSGRASPCHRDGEWFIKLLQAEVEKMEGWCQQMEREAEDYDLPEEILEKIRSAVGSAQLLMSQKVQQFYRLCQQNMDPNAFPVPTFQDLAGFWDLLQLSIEDVSMKFAELQQLKANGWKIIEPKEEKKVPPPIPKKPPRSKVHPVKERSLDSVDRQRQEARKRLLAAKRAASFRQNSATESADSIEIYIPEAQTRL, from the exons ATGAAGGGCTACCATGGGGAGCGTAGCCAGGCACAGCACTCCACCGGCCACCGCTGCCGCTGCATCCCAGAGGACTGCGAGCATCCCGCGGACTACGTCGCGCACGGCCCCGAGGGTCGGCAGCCGTACCTCCTCAGCCCCAGCGAGCCCTGTTCCCTGGAGCATCCCTTCTGCCCGGCGCGGAGCCCCGGAGCGACCGGCGAGTGCCCGGGCGGTGCCTTGAGCGAGCCGCCCTCCGGCAGCGCCAGCAGCACCTTCCCGAGGATGCACCACGCGCAGCAGCAGCCCTACGACTCCTGCGACGAATGCATGGCGACCGCCCACCCCGCCGGCAAAATCAACCGCCTGCCGCCCACGCTGCTGGACCAGTTCGAGAAGCAGCTGCCGCTGCACCACGACGGCTTCCACACCCTGCAGTACCCGCGGGCCGGCGGCGCCGAGCCGCGCAGTGAGAGCCCCAGCCGCATCCGTCACCTCGTCCACTCCGTCCAGAAGCTCTTCGCCAAGTCGCACTCCCTGGAGGCGCCGGCCAAGCGGGATTACAACGGCACCAAGATGGACGGCCGCGGGGACggctaccaccaccaccaccaccaccaccaccaccaccaccaccagtcCCGCCACGGTAAGCGCAGCAAGAGCAAGGACCGCAAGGTGGACTCCCGGCACCGGTCCAAGATGATGGGCTGGTGGAGCTCCGATGACAATTTGGACAGCGACAGCAGCTACATGGTGTCCGGCCGGCACGCCGTGGACCAGGGCACCCAGTACTGCGTGGACGCTCCCGAAAGTGCCTTCAGAGACTTGACCTTGAAGAGTCTAAAGAGCGGTGGGGAAGGAAAATGCCTGGCCTGCGCCGGCATGTCCATGTCTCTGGACGGCCAGACGCTCAAGAGGAGTGCCTGGCACACCATGACTGTCAGCCAAGCCCGCGAAGCCTACCCCAGCGCCGGCGGCACGGAGAAAACCTTGATGCTTCAGGAGGCAAAGGCCAAAGACAGAGCCTACCAGTACCTGCAG GTGCCGCAGGATGAGTGGAGCGGGTACCCGGCGGTGGGCAAGGACGGGGAGATCCCCTGCCGGAGGATGCGCAGCGGCAGCTACATCAAGGCCATGGGCGACGAGGACAGCGCCGACTCGGATGCCAGCGCCAAAATACCGCCCCGGGCGGCCACGCGGCGGGACAGCTACCGCCGCTCCTCCAGCGCCGACCAGGCCAGGAGCAA GTTTGCAAGTAGGCACTATTCTGATTCATATATCtgtaactgtcccagctgcgGCACGCCACCTCGAATGCTCCCTCGGGGACAGGGCTACGGGCGCTCCTTCACCACCGGCCAG ATCAACGACGAGCTCAACCACCAGTTCGAGGCCGTGTGCGAGTCCGTTTTCGGCGAGGTGGAGTCGCAGGCGGTGGAGGCGCTGGATCTGCCCGGCTGCTTCCGCATGCGGAGCCACAGCTACCTGCGGGCCATCCAGGCGGGCTGCTCCCAGGACGACGACTGCCTCTCGCTCTTCTCCATGtcggcccccccggggccgcccaTCACCAGCAGCATCCTGAAGCCCAGCACCT CTTTCAGTTACAGAAAAGCTCCACCTCCCATCCCTCCAGGAACCAAAGCCAAGCCCCTCATCTCCGTCACGGCGCAGAGCAGCACCGAATCTGCCCACGAGAGCTACCTGCCCGGCGAGGTCGCCCGCAGCCCCGCCTGGTCCAAAGACGCCGCGGCTCGCTGCAACTCGGCCGAGAGCCTGGAGAGCTCCAAGGTGACGGCCGTGTCCCTCGACCTGCCGCCCGTccagccccgcgccgcccccaAGCCCTCCACGCTCATCATCAAGGCCATCCCCGGCCGGGAGGAGCTGCGGAGCTTGGCTCGGCAGAGGAAGTGGCGTCCCTCCATCGGCGTCCAG GTTGAGGCCATCTCTGACTCGGACACGGAGAGCCGGAGCCAGAGGGAGTTCCACTCCATCGGGGTGCAGGTGGAGGAAGACAAAAG GCGAGCCCGTTTCAAGCGCTCCAACAGCGTGACGGCGGGCGTGCAGGCGGACCTGGAGCTGGAGGGTTTCGCCGGCCTGGCTGTGGCCACCGAGGACAAAGCCCTGCAGTTCGGGCGCCCCTTCCAGCGGCACTCCTCGGAGCCCGAATCCGGCCGGCAGTATGCGGTGTACAAGACGGTGCACACGCAGGGCCAGTGGGCGTACCGGGAGGACTACCAGATGCAGTACGACGCGGTGGAGGTGCCCCGCCGCGACGCCTGGGTGGAGCGGGGCTCCCGCAGCCTCCCCGACTCCGGCCGTGCCTCCCCGTGCCACCGCGACGGTGAGTGGTTCATCAaactgctgcaggcagaggtggAGAAGATGgagggctggtgccagcagatGGAGCGGGAGGCTGAGGACTACGACCTGCCGGAGGAGA TCCTGGAGAAGATCCGGAGCGCCGTGGGCAGCGCCCAGCTCCTCATGTCCCAGAAGGTGCAGCAGTTTTACCGACTCTGCCAGCAGAACATG GATCCCAATGCCTTCCCAGTGCCCACCTTCCAAGACCTGGCTGGCTTCTgggacctgctgcagctctccatcGAGGACGTCAGCATGAAGTTCGCGGAGCTCCAGCAGCTCAAGGCCAACGGGTGGAAGATCATCGAGCCCAAG gaggagaagaaggtgcCTCCCCCGATACCAAAGA